Proteins encoded in a region of the Stieleria neptunia genome:
- a CDS encoding mercuric reductase: MNALLPRDPHNQQLEANVHPPTWINPTPGGPYHLVVIGAGTAGLVTAAGAAGLGARVALIERDLMGGDCLNVGCVPSKGVISSARIAATVKQASNYGVHVPAGAEVDFAGVMQRMRRLRAGISRNDAAERFRDLGVDVYFGQASFVDSETIDVAGTKLQYKRAVIATGARAAAPPIDGLDDVDYLTNESVFSLTELPRRLGIIGAGPIGCEMAQSFAQLGSDVLLVESEHGILTKEDRDAAEIVQTALQRDGVQLLCCGRDLKLKHDGTIRMAVDSHDKHYDEPIDQLLVAVGRAPNVENLNLEAVGVEFDRKGVRVNDQLQTTHPRIFAAGDVCSKYQFTHAADFMARIVIQNALFAVGPFGKKRVSDLVIPWATYTSPEIAHVGLYEQDAEQAGIEIDTYVQHFSDVDRAILEGEEEGFVKVHTKKGTGKIVGATIVAKNAGDMISEITLAMVNEVGLGKIASVIHPYPTQAEAIRKLGDQYNRTRLTPTSKTVLGLLRRWNVGK, from the coding sequence ATGAACGCACTGCTACCGCGCGACCCGCACAATCAACAGCTTGAAGCGAACGTTCATCCGCCGACATGGATCAACCCGACACCCGGTGGTCCGTATCACCTGGTCGTGATTGGTGCGGGGACCGCCGGTTTGGTGACCGCCGCCGGCGCTGCGGGTTTGGGGGCACGTGTGGCACTGATCGAACGCGACCTGATGGGGGGTGATTGTTTGAACGTCGGCTGTGTTCCGTCCAAGGGCGTGATCAGTTCGGCACGGATCGCCGCCACGGTGAAGCAGGCATCGAACTATGGCGTCCATGTGCCCGCTGGGGCGGAGGTTGATTTTGCAGGAGTGATGCAGCGGATGCGCCGGCTGCGCGCCGGCATCAGCCGTAACGATGCGGCGGAGCGTTTTCGCGATCTCGGAGTCGACGTCTACTTCGGCCAAGCCAGTTTTGTTGACTCTGAAACCATCGACGTCGCCGGCACCAAGCTGCAGTACAAGCGGGCCGTCATCGCGACCGGGGCACGAGCCGCGGCGCCGCCGATCGATGGACTCGATGACGTCGACTATCTGACCAACGAGTCGGTGTTTTCGCTGACCGAGCTTCCGCGGCGATTGGGGATCATCGGTGCCGGCCCGATCGGATGCGAGATGGCGCAGTCGTTCGCCCAACTCGGATCGGACGTCTTGTTGGTCGAATCCGAACACGGCATCCTGACCAAAGAGGATCGCGACGCGGCCGAGATCGTTCAAACGGCGCTTCAGCGTGACGGGGTGCAATTGCTGTGTTGCGGTCGTGATCTGAAGCTCAAGCACGACGGAACGATCCGGATGGCCGTCGATTCGCACGACAAACACTACGACGAGCCGATCGACCAGTTGCTGGTCGCCGTCGGTCGCGCACCGAACGTGGAAAATTTGAACCTGGAAGCGGTCGGTGTTGAGTTTGATCGGAAAGGCGTTCGCGTGAACGATCAGCTGCAGACGACCCATCCGCGTATTTTTGCCGCCGGCGATGTGTGTTCGAAGTATCAGTTCACGCACGCAGCCGATTTCATGGCCCGGATCGTGATCCAAAATGCCCTGTTTGCCGTCGGTCCGTTTGGCAAAAAGAGGGTCAGCGACTTGGTCATTCCCTGGGCCACCTACACGTCACCGGAGATCGCCCACGTCGGCCTGTATGAACAGGACGCCGAGCAAGCGGGGATCGAAATCGACACCTACGTCCAGCATTTCAGCGACGTCGATCGCGCGATCCTGGAAGGCGAAGAAGAGGGCTTTGTGAAAGTCCACACCAAGAAGGGAACGGGCAAAATCGTTGGGGCGACGATCGTCGCGAAAAACGCGGGCGACATGATTTCCGAGATCACGCTGGCGATGGTCAACGAGGTGGGGCTGGGAAAGATCGCCAGTGTCATCCACCCCTATCCGACGCAAGCGGAAGCGATTCGCAAGTTGGGGGACCAATACAATCGGACGCGATTGACGCCGACCAGCAAAACGGTGCTGGGGTTGTTGCGTCGGTGGAATGTGGGAAAGTAA
- a CDS encoding TlpA family protein disulfide reductase, which yields MRVIAIICVSCLVPSLLLADSAVDVAALPQNEFMKVLTDRQAPISPAQAKQLLGVLPESIARNELEKAFENSASVSLLEILPHIVNKDGSQPALASLRKHEDVFLRFVANCGLTGSGDTDACETVHQLLHDETVSKLEKRLIKTWAIGAGIDPAKDDQDAILDHLMNLMGKNQKLNPGDSCPAFSATDRSGNELNSSTLKGTVTVLHFWSSSCRPCLAQMPKHIETLSQATTDGASVVFVSLDEDKERFEASVEKYAIPFHNVCDGSGWGGPLARTFGVKQLPFDIVIDADGKIFSHSIHKLPPETDSLGTKQ from the coding sequence ATGCGAGTCATCGCCATCATTTGTGTAAGCTGTCTCGTGCCGTCGTTACTGTTAGCTGACTCGGCAGTCGATGTTGCGGCGTTGCCGCAGAACGAATTCATGAAAGTGCTCACCGACCGCCAAGCTCCGATCTCGCCGGCCCAAGCAAAGCAGCTTCTGGGCGTGCTTCCCGAAAGCATTGCGAGAAACGAACTTGAAAAGGCGTTCGAAAACAGTGCGAGCGTTTCCCTATTGGAGATCCTTCCGCACATCGTCAACAAAGATGGAAGTCAGCCGGCACTTGCCAGCCTGAGGAAGCACGAAGACGTCTTTCTTCGGTTTGTGGCAAATTGTGGTCTGACGGGAAGCGGTGACACGGATGCCTGTGAAACAGTGCACCAACTTCTCCATGATGAGACCGTCAGCAAACTTGAGAAACGCCTGATCAAGACATGGGCAATTGGAGCCGGGATCGACCCGGCTAAAGATGACCAGGATGCGATACTTGATCACTTGATGAACCTGATGGGCAAGAACCAGAAACTGAATCCTGGAGACAGCTGTCCGGCATTTTCGGCAACCGATCGTTCTGGAAACGAACTGAACTCAAGTACGCTTAAAGGGACGGTCACTGTACTCCACTTCTGGTCTTCAAGTTGTCGCCCCTGTCTGGCACAAATGCCAAAACACATTGAAACCCTTTCGCAGGCCACGACGGACGGAGCGTCGGTCGTGTTTGTGAGTTTGGACGAGGACAAGGAACGATTTGAGGCGTCTGTTGAGAAGTACGCCATACCATTCCATAACGTCTGTGACGGGTCGGGTTGGGGCGGACCCTTGGCAAGAACCTTTGGTGTGAAGCAGCTGCCGTTTGACATCGTCATCGACGCGGACGGAAAAATCTTTTCACATTCGATACACAAACTCCCCCCTGAAACGGATTCGCTGGGAACAAAGCAGTGA
- a CDS encoding carboxymuconolactone decarboxylase family protein — MPRLNVIAPDQATGPLKETYDGITKKMGKVVNIFQGMGNSPAALNAYLSMSDALAQGELAAEERELVYLAVSEGNGCNYCVSAHTMIATKQVGVSESETLKARRFQSSDKKHAALLAFVRKVIETKGFVEDDDLNDVRQAGYSDGQLAEAIGYIGLATFSNLFNHVHDTPLDFPQAPKL; from the coding sequence ATGCCAAGACTTAACGTGATCGCTCCAGACCAGGCAACCGGCCCGCTGAAAGAAACCTATGACGGGATCACAAAAAAGATGGGCAAGGTGGTGAACATCTTTCAAGGGATGGGCAACAGCCCGGCCGCTTTGAATGCCTATCTTTCGATGTCCGATGCGTTGGCCCAAGGCGAGCTTGCCGCGGAAGAACGCGAGCTGGTTTACTTGGCGGTCAGTGAAGGCAACGGTTGCAACTACTGCGTTTCAGCACACACGATGATTGCGACGAAGCAGGTCGGGGTGTCGGAGAGTGAAACGCTGAAGGCGCGTCGTTTTCAATCGTCCGACAAAAAGCATGCCGCGCTGCTGGCGTTTGTCCGCAAGGTTATCGAGACCAAGGGGTTTGTCGAGGACGACGATTTAAACGACGTGCGACAAGCGGGATACAGCGACGGGCAGCTTGCCGAAGCGATCGGCTACATCGGTCTGGCGACGTTCTCCAATTTGTTCAACCACGTCCACGACACCCCGCTGGATTTTCCGCAGGCGCCCAAGCTGTAG
- a CDS encoding sigma-70 family RNA polymerase sigma factor, with product MATDSPFDDLQTESALRRVCRGETAAFEGVVRRYERPLRAWLAAHAPPGVDVDELAQRSFVAAFTRLKEYQPGTDFAAWLFTIARFQLRTETTRLRRIADYHARYGPDLLQRELDRRCDETPEMWTTRLESLQMCLDSLGESLRQFITWRYDEEIPLEEMAARCDRSVPAVKKQLWKVRQKLQLCIETRMATANGGSA from the coding sequence ATGGCAACTGATTCCCCCTTCGACGATTTGCAGACCGAATCTGCGTTAAGGCGTGTGTGTCGCGGTGAGACGGCAGCATTTGAGGGCGTCGTGCGCCGCTATGAACGGCCATTGCGGGCCTGGCTGGCCGCCCACGCGCCGCCGGGTGTGGATGTGGATGAGCTCGCCCAACGCAGTTTTGTGGCCGCGTTCACGCGGCTGAAGGAGTACCAACCGGGGACGGATTTCGCCGCCTGGTTGTTCACGATCGCACGGTTTCAATTGCGCACCGAGACGACTCGGCTGCGGCGGATCGCCGACTATCACGCCCGTTACGGGCCTGATCTGTTGCAACGCGAGCTGGATCGGCGGTGCGACGAGACGCCGGAGATGTGGACGACGCGACTGGAGAGTTTGCAGATGTGTTTGGACTCCCTCGGCGAGTCGCTGCGCCAATTTATCACTTGGCGTTACGACGAAGAGATTCCGTTGGAAGAGATGGCGGCCCGCTGTGATCGTTCGGTCCCCGCCGTCAAGAAACAGCTTTGGAAGGTCCGGCAGAAGCTGCAACTGTGCATTGAAACCCGAATGGCGACCGCGAACGGAGGTTCAGCGTGA
- a CDS encoding FecR domain-containing protein — protein MTDDRFTELWTDYLEGELDQRGLAELRELLAADQSRVELAADLFQTHRLLGLVVEEAPNRQDEFVRETMAKLPESHDDFVGRVMSNVAQTGTTPGETAPNGLTVPGGRRLKPVGMWVAAAVLLLAALSFLLLPKRQRGVEMAARQAEVRLASTAHATFFGELSPPVGTVLTPQREYVLMSGMVEVAFPAGASAILEGPAVFRVTSDESLALDVGRCSVHAPDGAEGFRIDTPATRVVDRGTRFAVSVSETSETEVHVTEGAADVYERSDAVAAEQETQTRLIRGQAKAFVAAGRVGAQPVPFDSNVYRRGLPDRVVSYEATQSVGGGAEHLTSVTMQRGGRVVKIAADDLIAARLTWFKATEPRAYLCGGQQLPVPATDVVFDRSLVTGVINPDGSEQPLTSDPILAGDAGTPGFAVRFDAPVRNGPGADVVFFDLQTFGNPIDGDAFHVSPLVFREGLTSHTIRRYDLTMESPEVQVLANFYVHLFAQPADSVTQLQTIQAVQQRQAMRFRGLAVGIDLSDLGYAPNESVDGLFFQDALDDKHMVDPVFIAGLPELN, from the coding sequence ATGACAGACGATCGATTCACCGAGCTGTGGACCGACTATCTGGAAGGGGAGTTGGACCAGCGCGGTCTGGCCGAGCTGCGAGAATTGTTGGCGGCCGACCAGAGCCGTGTGGAGTTGGCCGCAGATCTATTTCAAACGCATCGGCTGTTGGGATTGGTCGTCGAAGAAGCACCGAACCGGCAGGATGAATTCGTGCGTGAAACGATGGCCAAGTTGCCGGAGAGTCACGACGATTTTGTCGGCCGCGTGATGTCGAATGTCGCCCAGACGGGAACGACGCCAGGTGAAACAGCACCGAACGGGCTGACCGTTCCCGGCGGCCGGCGTCTGAAGCCGGTCGGGATGTGGGTCGCTGCGGCGGTGTTGTTGCTTGCAGCGTTGTCGTTTTTGCTGTTGCCCAAGCGGCAGCGGGGCGTTGAAATGGCGGCGAGGCAGGCCGAGGTGCGGCTGGCCAGTACCGCGCACGCGACGTTCTTCGGCGAACTGTCGCCGCCGGTCGGAACGGTGCTGACGCCGCAACGTGAGTATGTGCTGATGAGCGGCATGGTGGAGGTCGCGTTTCCCGCCGGTGCGTCCGCGATCCTGGAAGGCCCCGCGGTGTTTCGCGTCACCAGCGATGAAAGCTTGGCCCTGGACGTCGGTCGCTGTAGCGTGCATGCCCCCGATGGCGCCGAAGGGTTTCGGATCGATACGCCGGCGACTCGAGTGGTGGACCGCGGGACACGGTTCGCGGTCAGCGTGTCGGAAACCAGCGAGACGGAAGTGCATGTCACCGAGGGGGCGGCGGATGTTTACGAGCGTTCCGACGCGGTTGCTGCGGAACAAGAAACGCAAACGCGATTGATCCGCGGGCAAGCGAAAGCGTTTGTCGCCGCGGGCCGAGTGGGCGCCCAACCGGTGCCTTTCGATTCCAACGTCTATCGCCGCGGGTTGCCTGATCGTGTGGTGTCCTACGAGGCGACGCAGTCGGTCGGCGGTGGTGCCGAGCATCTGACCAGCGTCACGATGCAGCGTGGCGGACGCGTGGTGAAGATCGCCGCGGATGACTTGATCGCGGCGCGTTTAACCTGGTTCAAAGCCACCGAGCCTCGGGCGTACCTGTGCGGCGGTCAACAGTTGCCCGTTCCGGCAACGGATGTCGTGTTCGATCGCAGTCTGGTCACCGGCGTGATCAATCCCGACGGCAGCGAGCAACCGTTGACGAGCGATCCGATTCTGGCGGGCGATGCCGGAACGCCGGGTTTCGCCGTCCGGTTCGATGCGCCCGTTCGCAACGGGCCGGGAGCCGACGTGGTATTCTTTGATTTGCAAACCTTTGGCAACCCGATCGATGGCGATGCGTTTCACGTCAGTCCGCTGGTGTTTCGTGAAGGGTTAACGTCCCACACGATCCGCCGATACGACTTGACGATGGAATCGCCCGAGGTCCAGGTGTTAGCGAATTTTTACGTCCACCTGTTCGCCCAACCGGCGGACTCGGTCACCCAATTGCAAACGATCCAAGCCGTGCAGCAACGCCAGGCGATGCGGTTTCGCGGGTTGGCCGTGGGAATCGATTTGTCCGATCTGGGGTATGCACCGAACGAAAGCGTTGACGGACTTTTTTTTCAAGATGCGCTGGATGACAAACACATGGTTGATCCGGTCTTCATCGCCGGCCTACCGGAGCTGAACTGA